In Trueperella pecoris, the DNA window GTTCGCTCCTGGGGAGTGGTGCCGGTTCTGCAAACTCAGCGCCACCTGCCGCACTCGGGCCGAAGCCAACCTGCAGCTTGCCAAGCATGAGTTCGCACCACCTGCCGAACTCATCGATGCCGAGATCGCAAAGGTGCTGGCCCAGCTGCCGGACCTGAAGGCCTGGGCTGCCGATGTGGAATCACACGCGCTGTCGCTAGCGGTGAACCAGGGCAAATTGTGGCCTGGTTTCAAGCTCGTGGAAGGCCGCTCGATCCGCAAGTACGTGGACGAAAAGGCCGTTGCCGAGGCCGCGCAGGCTGCCGGTGTCACCGACGTCTGGGAGCAAAAGCTCAAGATGATCACCGCGCTCGAAAAGCAACTGGGCAAGAAGCGCTTCTCCGAACTATTCGGGGATCTCGTGGTCAAACCAGCCGGTAAGCCCACACTCGTCCCCGACTCCGACAGGAGGCCCGCACTGGAGATCCAGTCGGCAACAGATGAATTCACTGCAATCAAGTAACAAGAAAGAAGGTAAGACAAGATGTCTGCAACGAATCCGACCCGTGTGGTCACCGGCGAAGTGCGCCTGTCCTACGCCAACATCTTCGAGGCGAAGTCGATCCAGGGCGGCAAGCCCAAGTACAGCGTGTCTTTGATCATCCCCAAGGGCGACACTGAGACGCTGGCCAAGATCGAACGTGCCATTGGTGCGGCGATCGACGCCGGGATTGGGAAGTTCGGTGGCAAGCGCCCCAACAAGGCAGCCCTCAAGCTCCCGCTCCGCGACGGGGACATTGAACGCGACGATGAAGCCTACGCAAACGCCATGTTCGTCAACGCGAACTCGACCACCCCGCCCCAGGTTGTGGGCGCGGATCTGCAGCCGATCCTGGATGCCTCCGAGGTCTACTCCGGGTGTTACGCCCGCGTGAGCCTCTCGTTCTATGCGTTCAACACCAACGGTAACCGGGGTATCGCGTGCGGGCTGGGCAACATCCAAAAGGTCCGCGATGGGGAACCCCTTGGCGGTAACCGCATCAGTGCCGAGGAAGACTTCGGGTCATTCACGGCAGCCACCGACAACGACTTCCTGAACTGACCGGAGGGCCGTCGACATGATGTGGGACGTCTTCAACGCAATCACCCTCGCCATCTGGGTGTACGTACTCATCCCGTTCTGGGTGGTGTTCTTGTTCGGCTGGATCAAGATCAAGCTCCAGAGCCGCCGTGATCGCAAGCGCCTGGCCGAGTTGCTCGAGGCCGAGAAGGCCGAATTCGACCGCCTGCGGGTTTCTGAATAATCCACCCATTCACGGGAGGGAACCAACCCCAATCAGCGGGCTGGTTCCCTCCCGTTCTCACGTACCCCAAGGGAGGCATGCCTGTGCGTGAACTCTTCATCGACATCGAGACCTTTTCGCCAGTGAACCTGGTCAAGGCCGGGGTCTACCCCTACGCCGAACACCCAGAGTTCGACGTTCTCTTGTTCGGCTACTCGATTGATGGTGGCCACGTTGAGGTCGTCGATCTCGCCTCGGGTGGTTCCCTGCCCGGTGATGTGCTGGCCGCGCTGGTCGATCCTGATGTGGTGAAGCGGGCGTTCAACGCCGCCTTCGAACGCATCTGTCTCTCAGCCTGGCTCAACCGCCACCACCCGGTGCTTATGGCCGGGCAGCGGTTGCTGGACCCGGCGCAGTGGCACTGCACCATGATCTGGTCCGCTTACCTCGGCCTGCCCATGAGCCTGGAGCAGGTCGCCACCGTGCTGGATCTGCCCGTGCGTAAAGACAGTGCAGGCAAGAAGCTCATCACTCATTTCTGCACCCCGGCCAAACCATCGGTTCTCAACCAAGGCAGCAACCGTAATCCGCCGTCGTCCAACCCGAGGGGCTGGGAGGCATTCATTGCCTACAACCGGCGCGACGTCGAAGTCGAGCTCGCCATCCACGACCGACTCGAAGCCTTCCCGGTCCCAGAGACTGAGTGGGACACCTACGTGCTCGATCAACGGATCAACGACACCGGCATCCTCCTCGACAGCGTGCTGGTGGGTCATGCGGTCCAGTGCGACCGTCAGCACCGTGCCACCACGCTCGCCCGCGCTCAAGAGCTCACGGGGCTTGAGAATCCGAACTCGCCCATCCAGCTCAAGGAATGGCTCGCCGAGCACGGCACACCCCTGCAGTCACTCACCAAAGACGAAGTCGCTACTGCGCTCGACACCGCCACCGGCGACGTCAAAGTGGCACTCGAGCTACGTGGCGAACTCGCCAAATCCTCGGTGAAGAAATACGAGGCTATGCAGCACGTCGCAGGAGCCGACGGGCGCGGACGGGGCTTCCTGCAGTTCTACGGCGCAGGCAGAACTGGAAGATTCGCTGGCCGCCTCGTCCAAGTCCAAAACCTACCCCGCAACTACCTCCCAGATTTGGCGGAAGCCCGAGGACTTGTGCGGACGGGCAACTTCGAGGCGGTCGAACTGCTCTACGACTCTGTGCCCGACACCCTCAGCCAACTGATCCGCACTGCATTTATCCCCGCCGACGGCCACCGGTTCGTGGTCGCTGATTTCTCCGCCATCGAGGCGCGGGTGATCGCCTGGCTCGCAGGCGAAACCACCACCCTCACCGCTTTCGAAGCGGGCAAGGATCTGTACTGCGAGACCGCCAGCCGCATGTTCGGCGTCCCCGTCGAGAAGCACGGTGTGAACAGTGACCTGCGGCAGAAGGGCAAAATCGCAGTCTTAGCTTGCGGTTATCAAGGCGGCGTCGGGGCGCTGAAGGCCATGGGTGCACTACGCATGGGACTGGCTGAGCCCGAGCTTCAACCTCTGGTGGATGCGTGGCGCTCAGCCAACCCAAACGTCGTCCAGCTGTGGGCCGACGTCAACGCCGCCGCCATCGAAACCATCAGCACCCGCCAGCCCACCCATATCGGTCCGCTGACCTTCACGGTCGAAGCCGGGATCATGTTCATTGCCCTCCCATCAGCTCGTCGGCTCGCTTACGCAAAGCCACGGCTGGGCGAGAACAGATTCGGCGGCACCAGCATCACCCACGAAGGCATCACCACAGGACGCAAGTGGGGACAGCTGGAAACCTACGGCGGGAAACTCACCGAGAACATCGTCCAAGCCGTCGCCCGCGACCTACTCACCTTCGGCATGCACCAAGTTGACCAAGCTGGGCATCGGATCGTCATGCATGTACATGACGAGATCGTCGTCGAAACCACTACCGCCACAGTCGACGAGATCTGCAACCTCATGGCCACCACCCCCGACTGGGCTGAAGGCTTGCCCCTATCGGCGGATGGGTTCGCGTGTGACTTCTACCAGAAGGACTGACCCAGATACTCGTTGCCCTCTTGCATTCAGGGCTGAGGCCAGGGTGACGCAGTAGCGAGCGGTTACTGCGAGTGTCAAAACTGCTCCGAGCTGGGTGTCCGGATTCTTGTGTCCTCGGGGGCGTATGCGTGAGAGCCCGACGCAGCCACACCCGTGACCTGCCGGAATCACGTCAAACCTGGCTCTTAGAAGGAGCCACTCATGGCTACCACTGACCTCCAGACATTCACCAATAATGCGTTTGGAACCATCCGAACCATCAACCACGACAGAAAGGTCTACTTCTGTGGCCGAGATGTCGCCACAGCGCTCGGCTACAAAGACCCGACCAACGCGATGAAGCAGCACTGCAAGGGGGTGGCGATTCACCACCCCCTTCCCACCGCCGGTGGAATCCAGCAGGTTCGCTTCGTCACCGAAGGTGACCTGTACCGGCTCATCTTCTCCTCGAAGCTCCCGGCAGCTCAAGCCTTCGAAGCTTGGGTCGTCGATGAGGTCCTGCCGACGATCCGCCGCCATGGCGTCTACGCCATCGATGAACTCCTGAGCAACGATGAGTTCCTCGAGCAGGCCATCGTTCAATTGCGTGCGGAGCGGGCCAAGCGACTGACCGCCGAACAAGCACTGCTCGAAGCGGCCCCGAAGGTCTCGTACTACGACCTGGTGCTGCAGTCGGCCTCGCTGCTGACCACGACTGAGATCGCCAAAGACTATGGCTTGTCCGCTAAACGGATGAACGCGATCTTGCACGAAGAAGGCGTGCAATTTCGCCAGTCAGGGCGTTGGTTCCTCTACGCCCGATACGCCGAACAGGGGTACACCCAATCCAAGACCCACGAATACGACGAGGGCAAGACCCGTACCCACATGTACTGGACGCAAAAGGGACGCCTGTTCATCTACGACCTGCTAAAGAACCAGCTCGGACTGCTGCCGGTCATCGAGCAGGACGGCGGTGCAGCATGATCACCACCTTCCTTCACGCCGAGCTCGGTTTCTCGCCCCACAGCATCGAGGGCTACCCAGACCCCACTGCCTATAGGGCGTTGAAGAATCTGCAGCGCGCCGAATACGGCTACCGGCCCCTGGTCTACATTTGCTCGCCCTACTCCGGGGACGTAGAAGCCAACATGGAACTCGCCCAAACGTTCTGTGCGCATGCAGTGGCTCGATGCAAGATTCCGCTCGCCCCGCACCTGCTGTTTCCACAGTTCATGGACGACAACGATCCCGAGACCCGCGAGTTGGCGATGTTTTTCAACCGGATCCTGCTCTCTAAGTGCGAAGCGATCTGGGTGTACACGGCGCGTGTGTCAGTGGGGATGCGAGTGGAGATCGAGTGGGCACACCACTTCGACCTTCCCATCAAGTACTTCGACGCCGACTTCGAGGAGGTCACCCCATGACACCCATGACCATGTACACCGCACTCGTGGCTGGCCAGCAGAACAACGCGCACTACCCGCACCAACATGACGTCACCAGCGAGGCAGACCTCGAAGCGGTCGCCCGACTCGATCACGTAGTTGCCGAGTACGTGGGTGGGCGACGTTCAGCAGGCAGTTTCGTGACCTCGAACTGTCTGGTCATGGACGTCGACAACTCCCACACCGACAACCCAGCCGAGTGGATCACCCCAGCGAGCCTTGCCGAGCAAATGCCGGGGGTAGCGTTCATGACTGCCACCAGCCGCAACCACATGAAGTCGAAGGGTGCGCAGTCGGCCAGGCCGCGTTTCCACGTCTACTTCCCGATTGGCCCCGTGGCTGATGCTGAAGCCTATGCGGGACTCAAGAAGCTGCTCGCCTCCAGGTTCGAGTTCTTCGACCCCAACGCGATCGACGCTGGCCGCTTCATCTACGGCCACGCTGCCCCGCTGATCACCATGGTCGAGGGTGAATGTGCTATCGACCACTGGCTTGCCGAAGCGGTGGATGAGGACCTATTTGCCCAGTGGGATGACTCCACCCAGGCCATCGAGGAAGGTTCGCGCAATGCGACCTTGTCGAGGTTTGCGGGCAGGCTCCTCATTCGCCTCGGCACGACCGATGAGGCACGCGCCTTGTTTGATCGCAAGGCCGCCCGCTGTAATCCGCCACTGCCCGAGTCGGAGGTGGAGTCGATCTGGCGGTCCGCCACCCGGTTCGCCAAGACAGTCGAGAACCAGCCTGGTTATCTGCCGCCGGAGGATTTTGAGGCGAGCCTGGATTCGGTGCGCCCCAGCGATTACAGCGACGTCGGGCAAGCCCATGCCTTGACTAAGGCCTATCCGGACTCGCTGCGCTACTCGGAGGCCACCGACTGGCTCGTCTATTACGACGGTGTTTGGTACGAATCGGCCCCTGCAGCCCAAGCTGTTGCTCAAGAGCTCACTGAACGTCAACTCGCTGAAGCCCACGAGCTACTCGAAGACGCGAAGGACAAGCTCGCTACGACTGGTGCGGGCACGCTGCTCGGGTCGATGTCGAAGGCGAAAGCCCAAACCATGTTCAACCCGGCCCAGCGTGAGGCGTTCGCCGCGTTCGAAGACGCGAAAACCTACGCGACCTACGCGCTGAAACGGCGGGAGTCGCGCGGGATCACCAACTGCCTGCGCGAGGCTCGCCCGATGCTGCTCACCACACCAGAGCAGCTGGACGCAGACCCGTACCTGCTCAATACGCCGTCGGGCAGCTACGACCTTCGAATCGGCCCTGCAAGCAAACGAGATCACGACCCTGCCGATTTGGTGACGAAGCAGACCAGCCTCGACCCTGACACCACCGGGGCGGAAGTCTGGCAGGAAGCCTTGGAGGTGTTCTTCCAAGGCGACCAAGAATTAATCGACTACGTGCAACGCATCGTTGGCCTGGCCGCAATTGGGCAAGTCTTCGTCGAAGCCCTCGTCATCGCCTACGGCGACGGCCGTAACGGCAAGTCAACGTTTTGGAACACGATCGCCCGCGTGCTCGGCACCTACGCCGGGAACATGAGTGCTGATGTGCTGACGATCGGTGGGATGCGCAACGTCAAACCCGAACTCGCCGAAGCCAAAGGCAAACGGCTGATTATCTCGGCTGAGTCCGAAGAGGGCGTGCGTATGTCCACCTCCGTGGTCAAACAACTTGCTTCCACCGACCAGATCTATGCGGAGAAGAAGTACAAGGCACCCTTTGCCTTCACCCCGTCCCACACGCTGATCCTCTACACGAACCACCTGCCCAGGGTGGGGGCGATGGATGCGGGGATCTGGCGACGGCTCATCGTCATTCCCTTTGAGGCCAAGATCGAAGGCCAAAGCGATGTGAAGAACTATGCCGACCACCTCTACCACGAAGCTGGCGGGGCGATCCTGACTTGGATTATGGAGGGTGCGCGCCTCATCCACGCCGAGAACTACCACCTGAAAGCGCCAGCCAGAGTGGTGGCCGCATCATCGGCGTATCGGGAAGAGAACAACTGGTTCGCCCAGTTCCTCGACACCCACTGCGACGTCGACGAGCACCTCTCTGAGCGTGCCGGGGATTTGTATCAGACCTACCGGGCGTGGGCGATGTCCACCTCTGGGTGGGCACGTCCCATGGTCGATTTCAACGCCACCGTCGAACACCACGGCTTTGTGCGCAAAAAGATGAAGTCGGGAATCAGGGTGTTTGGCCTGCAACTGAAAAACGAGTTTGACCAGCAGTAATAGCGCTGGGTGCAGCCTGGTGCAGACCCATATGTGAGTTTCCTATAGGGCATAAAAACGGGCCCTTAGGAAAAGTCCAAAACGACCCTGCACCAGGTTGCACCCTCGGCATAACACCAAGGACGTGTAACCCATGAACGAACACCACATTGAACAGCATTTGAAGCAAGCCGTTGAAGCGGTGGGTGGGCTGTGCTGGAAGTTCACCAGCCCCGGCACAGCCGGTGTGCCTGACCGTATCTGCATCTATCGCGGACGCCTCATCTTCGTCGAGCTCAAAGCACCCGGACGCCTCCCACGCCCGATCCAACACCGCCGCATCCAGCAGCTGCGCGACCACGGGATTGACGTGTACGTCGTTGATTCGCTGACCGGGGTCGAGGAGGTAGCTGATGCGTTACAAGCCGCATAACTACCAAACCGTGGCCACCAGGTTCGTCGAGGATCACCCGCAGGCCGCGATCCTGCTGGGCATGGGTCTTGGTAAGACCGTGATCACCTTGACGGCAATCTGGACTTTGCTGCTGGACTCCTTCCACGTTCGCCGCGCCCTCATCGTCGCACCCCTGCGCGTGGCACGGGATACGTGGCCTGCCGAGATCACCAAGTGGGATCACCTGGAGGGACTCTCGGTCGCAGTTGCTGTCGGCTCCAAGCAGGCTCGGCTTGATGCGGTCACGCAGCAGGCGATGGTGACGATCATCAACCGGGAGAACATTCCCTGGCTGGTCAAGCATCTTGGGGATGCGTGGCCGTATGACATGGTCGTCATCGACGAACTGTCGAGTTTTAAGAATCATCGGGCGCAGCGCTTCAAAGCCCTCGCCAGTGTTCGCCATCGTGTCTCCCGCATCGTCGGACTCACCGGTACACCGGCATCGAACGGGCTGATGGATCTGTGGGCGCAGTTCCGACTCCTCGACGAAGGTGAGCGCCTCGGACGGTTCATCACCCACTTCCGAAACCGCTGGTTCGTACCCGATCAACGCAACGGCCAGCAGGTCTTCACCTACAAGCCCCGGCCCGGTGCCGAAGAAGAAATCTACGAGGCCATCGGTGACATCACGCTCTCGATGCGTACCACCGATCACCTCCAGCTCCCGGAGCTGACGATCACCACCCACACCGTGACCCTCGACACCAAAGAGTGCAAGGCCTACGAGCAGTTGCGTGACGAGATGGTCCTCGACCTCGATGGTCAGATGATCGATGCTGCGAACGCCGCTGCACTGTCGGGCAAGCTGCTGCAGCTGGCCTCCGGAGCGGTCTACGACGAACACGGCAACACCATCCACGTTCATGACCGCAAGCTTGATGCCCTGGAAGACCTCTACGAGGCAGCCAACGGCCAGCCGCTGTTGGTGGCGTACTGGTTCAAACACGACGCGGCACGGATCCGTGCCCGTTTCCCTGAAGCACGCGAGCTCAAAACCAGCGCCGATATCTCCGATTGGAACGCCCGCAAGATCCCACTGGCGCTGATCCACCCAGCCAGCGCCGGGCACGGGCTGAACCTCCAAGCGGGCGGGAGCCTGCTCGTCTGGTTCTCCCTGACCTGGAGTCTCGAGCTGTACCAGCAGACGAACGCCCGCCTGTATCGGCAAGGCCAGCAGGTGCCGGTGACCATCACGCACCTGGCGGCAGACAACACCCTCGACGATGGAGTGCTCGCCGCGTTGGACAACAAAGACACGACACAAGCTGCGTTGATTGACGCGGTCGCCACAACCCTTGGAAGGCAGGCACACTCATGAACGACCACCCCGTCTGGGACTACTTCGACTACCGCAGAGCCGCCATCAGCGTGCTCCAGGACTACGCAACCCAAGCCGTCATTCTTCAGCAAGGCGGAAGCTACGCCGAAGGACTCAAAGCCTCGCTGACATCGATCGGATCACCCCGTCTCGATGGCCTGCCACGGGCCAACAACCCACACGCCGGTGAAGCGCGCATGTGTTCGATCTTGGACAACCTCGACGTCCTCAAAGCCCGTGACCGCAAAGCGCGGGCATATATGGATTGGTTCACCCCCGCATGGGAAGCCCTCAGCGACGATGACCGGCTGGTGCTGGAGACCTTTTTCCTCGACGAACTGCCCGCAGAAGACGCCGCCGTCAAAGTAGCCGAGCACTTCTACGTCGAACGCAAGACCGCCTTCGCCAAGAAGCAACGAGCCTTGGCTCGCTTCGCCCGGCTCTTGTACGGCAGGGACTAATGCGTTCGCGCGCATAAGTGTGGCAAACAGGGGATGACTTTCAGGGTTTGCCTGTTGCATGCTGTAAGTGGTTGAAAAGTAGGTCCCGACCCCCAGACGCATTCGGTAGCCCGTCTGGGGGTCAAACCATTTCTAGAAGGCGGTGAACGCGGTGCCGAAGAAGCCCAAACGCCCCTGCTCCCACCCAGCCTGTCCGGAGCTGACCGACACCCGGTTCTGCCCGGCCCACGCCAAGGAAGAGGACGCCCGCTATCGGAAGTACCAGCGGGACCCGAAGATCAACCGGCGCTATGACCACCGCTGGCGCAAGATCCGCACCGCCTACGTCCAGGCCCACCCGCTCTGCGAGGACTGCTTGGATGCTGGCCGGTTCACGCCTGCGGCTGAGGTCCACCACATCCTGCCGCTGGCGCACGGCGGCACCCACGACCTGGCCAACCTCCGCAGCTTGTGCAAGCCCTGCCACTCCCGCCAGTCAGCATGCGATGGCGACCGATGGAGGCAGCAACCAAGGGTCTACAGCTACGACTAACGCGCTGTGCCGCCGACTGTCGCGGCCTACCTGCTGACCCTCAACGATGCCCACCCTGGCGCTGTTCGCCCCATACGGGGCAACGTCGCGTGGCTGCGAGGGGGTGGGGGCGTCTGGATCTCTACCGCTCATCTGTTCCTCAGCGGGCGGGGCCAACCGTGCGCAAAATCTTGGAATCAAATGGGGTATTGACCCCTTACGCCCTCCACACCAGGGCACAACGCCCTCGGAAGGAGGCACTCTCGTGGCTAAAGACGGCACGAACCGTGGCGGACGCCGTGTCCGTGCAGGAGCGAAACCCGATCCGCTGAACGAGAAGCTCGCTGCAGGACGGCCCGCCACCCGGCTCACCACGCCGGTCGATCTAGACGTGTTTGACCTGGACGGCACCGACATCGGCGACGGCGCGGTGCTCGCTGGCGAGCCGATGCCAGAACCCGACGCGTATCTGTCGGCTGAGCAGCGCGACGGCCAACCGCTGGGTGCGGACCTGGTGTACCGGGAGACGTGGAACTGGCTGGATGAGCGTGGCTGCACCGAGTTCGTCTCCAAACGGTTGATTGAGCAGTACGCGCAGGCGTTCGCCCGCTACATCCAGTGCGAGCAGGCGATCTCCAAGTTCGGCCTGCTGGGCAAACACCCCACCACCGGAGCTGCCATCGCTAGCCCGTTCGTGGCCATGAGTCAGAGCTTCGGCAAGCAGGCGAATATGTACTGGTACGAGATTTTCGACATCGTGCGCGCCACCTGCACCACCGACTACTCCGGCACCACGCCAGGCGATGAGGTCATGGAGCAGCTGCTCAAAGCCTCCTCCTAAGGCCTCTCATCCCGCTCGTTTCGTTTCTGGCCTGCCCGGCACCCGGGCGGGCTTTCTTGTTGTTCGCTTTTGTGCAAGGAGCCCCCGCGTGTCTGTAGTGCGAAGTGCTGAATCTGTGTGTATCGGCCACCCCGACAAGCTGTGCGATCTGATCGCAGACCGCATCCTCGATGACATCCTCACCTGCGACCCGGCGGCACGCGTGGCCGTTGAGGTCATGGCAACTGGCAGGCGCATCATCGTCACCGGCGAGACCACCACCGTCCGGCCGCAGCTACGCGCCTGCACGCGGGAGGCGCTGCGCCGGGCCGGGTACAACCCGAACCGGTTTGTCATCTACGTGTGGGTGCGCCGCCAATCCGCCGACATCGGCGCAGGCGTCACCAGCTCGCTCGAGGCGCGTGCGGGTGACGAGTCGGCGTATGCGAGCCTGGGCGCGGGAGACCAGGGCACCGTCTACGGGTACGCCACGAACGAAACGCCCCAGCGCCTGCCGCTGCCGCTCGTGCTCGCCCACGAGATCTGCCGCCGCCTCGATGCCGCCCGCACCGACGGCACGATCCGTGGGATCGGCCCCGACGGCAAATCCCAAGTCAGTGTGGTCTACGACGAGCTGGGCACCCCGGTCGGCATCGACACCGTGATCGTCTCGATCCAACACGATGCACATAAAGACACAGGCGTTCTTGAACGGGAAGTGTGCACGCTGGTCGTCGCCCCGGCCGTCGAGGCGCACCTGCCCGGTGCCACGCCCGAGCGCGTGCTGGTCAACCCTTCGGGACGGTTCGTCACCGGTGGGCCCGGCGCTGACACCGGGCTGACCGGGCGCAAGCTCATGGTCGACACCTACGGTGGGCTCGGCCCGCATGGCGGTGGCGCGTTCTCGGGTAAGGACCCCTCCAAGGTCGACCGGACGGGCGCGTACATGGCTCGCCTGATCGCAAAGACCGTGGTGGATGCGCGCCTGGCCGAAGAATGCCACGTCGCTATCTCCTATGCGATCGGTAAGGCCGACCCGGTCGCGTTCCACATCGACACCTTCGGCACCGGTCAGCACCCGGCCTGGCTGCTCACCGACGCCGCCCAGGCGATCTTCCCGCTGCGTCCGGCCGCGATCATCGAACGGCTCGGCCTGCGAGCCCCCATCTACGCGAAGCTTGCCACCTACGGGCACATGGGACATGGCCTGAGCGAGTGGGAATGGACCCTGCCTTACACCGACGCACTTCGAGAAGAGGTGAACCGCCGTGCTCATCAAGCAGCTACCCATCGCTGAGCTTAAGCCCGCCGACTACAACCCGCGTAAGGACCTGAAGCCCGGGGATGCGGACTACGAGAAACTCAAGCGCAGCCTCACCGAGTTCGGCTATGTCGAGCCGGTGATCTACAACCACACCACCGGCCACATCGTCGGCGGCCACCAGCGCCTGAAAGTACTCGCTGATCTCGGCCACACCGATGTTGACTGCGTGGTCGTCGAATTGGACGAGACCCGCGAGAAGGCCCTGAACGTCGCACTGAACAAGATCAGCGGCGACTGGGACGAATCCAAGCTGGCCCTGCTCATCGCCGACCTGGACGCGGCTGACTTTGATGCCGAGCTCACCGGCTTCGACGATGACGAAATCCAGGCGATGATTGGCTCCCTCGACGATGACGAGGTCACCGATGACGGCTTCGATCTCACGAAAGCACTCGAGGCCGCCTCGTTCGTCAGGCGCGGGGACATCTGGACCGTCGGCAGGCACCGGCTCGTCTGCGGAGATGCCACCAACGCAGACGATGTGGCAGTGCTCATGGACGGCAAGAGCGCGAACCTGGTGCTCACCGACCCGCCCTACAACGTGGCCTTCGAGTCCTCCGATGGGCTCACGATCAAAAACGACGCGATGAAGGCAGACT includes these proteins:
- a CDS encoding DUF2815 family protein encodes the protein MSATNPTRVVTGEVRLSYANIFEAKSIQGGKPKYSVSLIIPKGDTETLAKIERAIGAAIDAGIGKFGGKRPNKAALKLPLRDGDIERDDEAYANAMFVNANSTTPPQVVGADLQPILDASEVYSGCYARVSLSFYAFNTNGNRGIACGLGNIQKVRDGEPLGGNRISAEEDFGSFTAATDNDFLN
- a CDS encoding DNA polymerase, with the protein product MRELFIDIETFSPVNLVKAGVYPYAEHPEFDVLLFGYSIDGGHVEVVDLASGGSLPGDVLAALVDPDVVKRAFNAAFERICLSAWLNRHHPVLMAGQRLLDPAQWHCTMIWSAYLGLPMSLEQVATVLDLPVRKDSAGKKLITHFCTPAKPSVLNQGSNRNPPSSNPRGWEAFIAYNRRDVEVELAIHDRLEAFPVPETEWDTYVLDQRINDTGILLDSVLVGHAVQCDRQHRATTLARAQELTGLENPNSPIQLKEWLAEHGTPLQSLTKDEVATALDTATGDVKVALELRGELAKSSVKKYEAMQHVAGADGRGRGFLQFYGAGRTGRFAGRLVQVQNLPRNYLPDLAEARGLVRTGNFEAVELLYDSVPDTLSQLIRTAFIPADGHRFVVADFSAIEARVIAWLAGETTTLTAFEAGKDLYCETASRMFGVPVEKHGVNSDLRQKGKIAVLACGYQGGVGALKAMGALRMGLAEPELQPLVDAWRSANPNVVQLWADVNAAAIETISTRQPTHIGPLTFTVEAGIMFIALPSARRLAYAKPRLGENRFGGTSITHEGITTGRKWGQLETYGGKLTENIVQAVARDLLTFGMHQVDQAGHRIVMHVHDEIVVETTTATVDEICNLMATTPDWAEGLPLSADGFACDFYQKD
- a CDS encoding phage antirepressor, whose translation is MATTDLQTFTNNAFGTIRTINHDRKVYFCGRDVATALGYKDPTNAMKQHCKGVAIHHPLPTAGGIQQVRFVTEGDLYRLIFSSKLPAAQAFEAWVVDEVLPTIRRHGVYAIDELLSNDEFLEQAIVQLRAERAKRLTAEQALLEAAPKVSYYDLVLQSASLLTTTEIAKDYGLSAKRMNAILHEEGVQFRQSGRWFLYARYAEQGYTQSKTHEYDEGKTRTHMYWTQKGRLFIYDLLKNQLGLLPVIEQDGGAA
- a CDS encoding DUF7768 domain-containing protein, whose amino-acid sequence is MITTFLHAELGFSPHSIEGYPDPTAYRALKNLQRAEYGYRPLVYICSPYSGDVEANMELAQTFCAHAVARCKIPLAPHLLFPQFMDDNDPETRELAMFFNRILLSKCEAIWVYTARVSVGMRVEIEWAHHFDLPIKYFDADFEEVTP
- a CDS encoding phage/plasmid primase, P4 family produces the protein MTPMTMYTALVAGQQNNAHYPHQHDVTSEADLEAVARLDHVVAEYVGGRRSAGSFVTSNCLVMDVDNSHTDNPAEWITPASLAEQMPGVAFMTATSRNHMKSKGAQSARPRFHVYFPIGPVADAEAYAGLKKLLASRFEFFDPNAIDAGRFIYGHAAPLITMVEGECAIDHWLAEAVDEDLFAQWDDSTQAIEEGSRNATLSRFAGRLLIRLGTTDEARALFDRKAARCNPPLPESEVESIWRSATRFAKTVENQPGYLPPEDFEASLDSVRPSDYSDVGQAHALTKAYPDSLRYSEATDWLVYYDGVWYESAPAAQAVAQELTERQLAEAHELLEDAKDKLATTGAGTLLGSMSKAKAQTMFNPAQREAFAAFEDAKTYATYALKRRESRGITNCLREARPMLLTTPEQLDADPYLLNTPSGSYDLRIGPASKRDHDPADLVTKQTSLDPDTTGAEVWQEALEVFFQGDQELIDYVQRIVGLAAIGQVFVEALVIAYGDGRNGKSTFWNTIARVLGTYAGNMSADVLTIGGMRNVKPELAEAKGKRLIISAESEEGVRMSTSVVKQLASTDQIYAEKKYKAPFAFTPSHTLILYTNHLPRVGAMDAGIWRRLIVIPFEAKIEGQSDVKNYADHLYHEAGGAILTWIMEGARLIHAENYHLKAPARVVAASSAYREENNWFAQFLDTHCDVDEHLSERAGDLYQTYRAWAMSTSGWARPMVDFNATVEHHGFVRKKMKSGIRVFGLQLKNEFDQQ
- a CDS encoding VRR-NUC domain-containing protein translates to MNEHHIEQHLKQAVEAVGGLCWKFTSPGTAGVPDRICIYRGRLIFVELKAPGRLPRPIQHRRIQQLRDHGIDVYVVDSLTGVEEVADALQAA
- a CDS encoding DEAD/DEAH box helicase gives rise to the protein MRYKPHNYQTVATRFVEDHPQAAILLGMGLGKTVITLTAIWTLLLDSFHVRRALIVAPLRVARDTWPAEITKWDHLEGLSVAVAVGSKQARLDAVTQQAMVTIINRENIPWLVKHLGDAWPYDMVVIDELSSFKNHRAQRFKALASVRHRVSRIVGLTGTPASNGLMDLWAQFRLLDEGERLGRFITHFRNRWFVPDQRNGQQVFTYKPRPGAEEEIYEAIGDITLSMRTTDHLQLPELTITTHTVTLDTKECKAYEQLRDEMVLDLDGQMIDAANAAALSGKLLQLASGAVYDEHGNTIHVHDRKLDALEDLYEAANGQPLLVAYWFKHDAARIRARFPEARELKTSADISDWNARKIPLALIHPASAGHGLNLQAGGSLLVWFSLTWSLELYQQTNARLYRQGQQVPVTITHLAADNTLDDGVLAALDNKDTTQAALIDAVATTLGRQAHS
- a CDS encoding HNH endonuclease — translated: MPKKPKRPCSHPACPELTDTRFCPAHAKEEDARYRKYQRDPKINRRYDHRWRKIRTAYVQAHPLCEDCLDAGRFTPAAEVHHILPLAHGGTHDLANLRSLCKPCHSRQSACDGDRWRQQPRVYSYD
- a CDS encoding P27 family phage terminase small subunit codes for the protein MAKDGTNRGGRRVRAGAKPDPLNEKLAAGRPATRLTTPVDLDVFDLDGTDIGDGAVLAGEPMPEPDAYLSAEQRDGQPLGADLVYRETWNWLDERGCTEFVSKRLIEQYAQAFARYIQCEQAISKFGLLGKHPTTGAAIASPFVAMSQSFGKQANMYWYEIFDIVRATCTTDYSGTTPGDEVMEQLLKASS